The following proteins are co-located in the Melanotaenia boesemani isolate fMelBoe1 chromosome 5, fMelBoe1.pri, whole genome shotgun sequence genome:
- the LOC121640250 gene encoding putative nuclease HARBI1 has protein sequence LDEDVLDEEAHILRRAFRRERVFRDRSDPLAFGDDYVIERYRFSGDGLRYLCRLLSPKLQHQTARSHALTVPQMICVTLRWLASGSFLYSVGDAENLNKGTICRTIKCVCLALKSFSNIFITFPGHRRPLYIKEEFYKIAAFPNIIGAVDCTHTRIRRPSGEHEGDYINRKSFHSINVQMICDADCLVRNLEAKWPGSVHDSRVFRASPIYERLSQGEFSGVLLGDKGYACESFLLTPLADPQTPPQQAYNHAHTKTRARIEMTFGLLKSRFQCLHHLRISPDRACDVIAARVVLHNIAGLRQERPPPSGC, from the exons ttggatgaggatgtgctggacgaggaagcccacatcctcagaagagcattcagacgggaaagagtcttcagggacaggtcagatcccctggcctttggagatgactatgtcattgaaagatacagattttcgggtgATGGACTAAGATATTTATGTAGGCTGCTGAGTCCAAAActacagcaccagacagcacGAAGCCATGCCCTCACTGTACCACAGATGATCTGTGTCACATTGAGATGGCTTGCGAGTGGGAGCTTCCTTTATTCTGTGGGGGATGCAGAGAACCTCAATAAAGGAACCATTTGCCGGACAATCAAATGCGTTTGTCTGGCgctgaaatcattcagcaatatattcatcaccttccctggccacagaagacccctctacatcaaggaggagttttacaagattgcag ctttccctaacatcattggggcagtggattgcacacacacaagaatcagacgcccctcaggtgaacatgagggagattacattaacaggaaatccttccacagcatcaatgttcag atgatctgtgatgctgactgccttgtgaggaatttagaggcaaagtggcctggctcagtgcatgactctagagtctttcgggctagtccaatttatgagagactttcacaag gtgaattctctggtgtgctgctgggagataaaggatacgcctgtgagtcattcctcttgactccccttgcagatccccaaaccccaccacagcaggcctacaaccatgcacacaccaagACAAGGGCTCGAATCGAGATGACCTTCGGCCTTCTGAAATCTCGGTTTCAGTGCCTGCACCACCTGAGGATTTCCCCGGACAGAGCCTGTGATGTTATTGCTGCACGCGTAGTACTGCATAACATTGCAGGACTAAGACAGGAGAGACCCCCCCCGAGTGGCTgttga